The DNA sequence CTGATGCCGGATACGGAGCGGTCACTACGGAGATAGCTCCGTTGGACGGGCCGATCGGGCATGCGTCGCGGCGCTTCTACTACGCCGAGGAGTATCACCAGCAGTACCTGGCCAGGAACCCCAACGGTTACTGCGGACTCGGTGGGACGTCAGTGTCCTGCCCCATCGGACTGGATGTGCCACCTGGCGATCCAGCACAGGCGTGAGCTACCCCACGGCAGTGACTATGAATTCGCTAACTATGCACAGGCAGTGCTACGGTTCCCCGTCGCCAGCCCTGCTGGGCGCCTCCATGAAGTCCTGGCCAGCGCAAATACAAATGAGCAGCCTGTGGTTTGTGGATCAACCTGTGGATACTGTGGATAAGCCGACATTGCTGTGGCGTGCGTCACACTGCGAAAAGTTGCAGGCACAGCAGCCGTCACCCCAATTGAGCGACAGGAATGGACGATGAGCTTCCCTTCGGGCGATGAGGTCCCACAGGTCGGCATCGACGAGATCTCGGCCGCGTTGGATCTTGGTGTCAAGTTGCTTGACGTCCGCGAGGACGATGAGTGGGCGGCCGGACATATTGACGGCGCGCAACATATACCGCTCGGCGATGTGCCCTCCCGAATGGACGAGCTCGATCCGGATGCTCCGCTGTGGGTGATCTGCCATGCGGGCGGGCGATCTCAGCGTGCCGCCGCCTACCTGAACCGCAATGGATTCGACGTCAGCAACGTTTCTGGCGGCATGCTGGCCTGGGTACAGGCAGGTAAGCCGACGATCAGCTGAGTTCCCGGCGACCTCGCTCGCGGGTGGGCGCCAGTGCACGACTCGCTGCCGGTTGCGCCCCCAGGCCGTTACGCTGGACGAATGATCCAGGTGTGCTCCCGCTGCGGTACTCAGTGGAACGTGCGTGAGCAGCGTCGATACTGGTGCCCGCGGTGTCGGGGCACGCTGCTTGAGCCGGGGATGACTGCCTCGCCACGTCCTCCCGCGTCGACACCCGGTCCGCCTGCCGGGGCGCAGTCGCCGGCTGGCAAGTACTGGGTTCCGCCCACCGCACGGGGTCCCGTGGCAACGCCCGCCGGGCGTCCTTCGGCCCGTCCCACGCGGCTTCCCGCGGGATATCGATGGATTGCCGTGCGTCCCGGCTCGCCACCGACACCGGCCCGTCGTCGGCGGCCGCTGGGACCGACACCGCGTTACGCGTACATCCCCCGCTGGGGTCTGGTAGACCACATCGAACCGGCGGGGTCCTCACGCCAAGGGATAGCCGGGGGGCATATCCCCAGCCGGGTGCTCGAAAGGCTCCTGCTGGCCACAATCATCACCCTGGCAATCGTTTCGTGTGCGCATTTTCTTCGATATGCGCTGATGGTTTACAACCGCGGAGCCCTGATTCCGCGGTTTCTCGCCAGCACCTCGAACGGGCTAGTGCTCTTCAGCGTGGCGGTTGCCTTTGCGGTGATGGCCGCCACCGCGTGGTTCCTCACCGACTGGATGATCGAGCGGCGCGCTGAAACATACCGTGACCTGGGATTTGATGATCCGCGGGCGCGGTGGGAGATCCGCGTGGGCTGCCTGGTGCCGATCGTGAATATGGTCGGCGTACCCCTGCTGCTTCTCGAGCTCGCCAAGATCGAGAACCGGTGGTATCGCCAGTACCGAAACATTGTGTGGTGGTCGATCCTGTGGGGTGTGACCTGGCTGCTGGTGCTCGTGACATGGGTCGTCCGCGATCCGCTCACGGTGCAGGGCGTCGCCGACAACGCGCTGTTCACCACCTTCGACTACGCGATCGCGGCGGTTGCGGCCTGGTCGCTCCGGCGCGTGTACAACGGCTTCACCGCGCCGGAAGGACAGCACCGGTCGGTGCGCTGGCTGGCGGTGGAATCCCCCCGGGGTCCGGTACCCATCGATGCCGATCGACCAGATGTGCCGGCGACACGCGGGGACAATTCCGGCGCTGCGGTTGAACCGATGGGGCAGGAACCGGCAGCATTGGAGCGTGACCGAGTCGCCGGAGCCTGGTGATGGAGCGGAGCCTCAGCTTGTGCAAGGAGCCGACGAGATAGACGGCAGGGCCAAACGGCATCCGTTCGTCGTCGCGCATCGAGGTGCGTCGGCGGACCGGCCCGAGCACACCCTTGCCGCCTACGAGCTCGCTCTCGAAGAGGGAGCCGACGGGGTGGAATGCGATGTCCGCCTCAGTCGGGACGGGCAGCTGGTCTGTGTGCACGACCGCCGGGTGGATCGCACGTCCAACGGGACCGGGTTGGTCAGCGAGATGACGCTGAGCCAGTTGCGCGCGTTGGACTTCGGCGGTTGGCATCCGGGCGGCGCGGAGATCGAATCAGGCACTGAGCTGCTCACGCTGGAGGAGCTGGTTTCACTTGTCCTCGACTGGAACCGTCCGGTGAAACTATTCATCGAAACCAAGCACCCGGTCCGCTACGGGTCGCTGGTGGAGAACAAGGTGCTCGCCCTGCTGCACCGGTTTGGGATCGCCGCACCGGCGTCGGCAGATATGTCACGGGCGGTCGTCATGTCGTTCTCGGCTGCGGCGGTGTGGCGTATCCGGCGCGCGGCCCCCATGTTGCCGACCGTGCTACTGGGCGAGACGTCCCGGTATCTAGGAGGCAGCGCGGCGACCACCGTGGGAGCCACCGCGGTGGGGCCGTCCATCGCGACCCTGCGTGAGCACCCGGAGTTGGTCGACAGGGCGGCCGCTCAGGGACGCGCGACATACTGCTGGACCGTCGACCACTACGAGGACGTCGAATTCTGCCGGAGCATTGGCGTCGCCTGGATCGCCACGAACCATCCTGGCCGCACCAAATCGTGGTTGCAGCGGGGCCTCACCGGCACCACGTTGTAACTGAATAAATCCCATTCGCCTTCGGCCTAGGACAGATACGTCGCAGGCAGTGTCGCGGTGAGGAACCGGCGTTCCGCGAATTCCTGGGAGTACGGCGCCGGCTCGCCGTCCAACGGACGGTCATAGCGGTCAGCGAGTTCGTGACCGGTAGTGGTACTCGTCAGCCAGCCATGCCCCGACAGCCATTCCCCGGAGAGGGTACGTCCGTCGTTCACCGGGGAGCGCCCGTCTGCCTGTAATGCGTTCGGGCCCAATGCATCACGAACGTCAGCCCATGGTTGACCAGAGGGGGCGATGCCATCGGTGTCGGTGGCGATGCTGCTGCCGAGCGCGGACATCTCGATGACTCGCTCAAAGAGCGCGTCATGGCTCGGGCCGGGTAGGTGTGAGACCAGCGCCTCGGCCAGCCATGCGGTGGGCAGATCGGGATCGAAGTCGGCGGCGGTGAGGTCCGACTGCCATGGGCCGCTGAGGAATGTTCCGACCTGTCGGCGTTCGGCACGTGACTTGGCGCCGCTATCGGCGAGCACCTCTTGCTTGAAGCTGAGCAGTTCGGGGTAGTCGACCTCGAACACCGTGGTGCCCTCGGGCCAGTCCAGCCGGTAGGCCCGAGTGTCCAGTCCGCCCGCCAAGAGCACCACCTGTCGGGCGCCGGAATGCGTCGCCGCCAGGAGGGAATCGTCGTAATGCTTCGTCATGAGAGACCGACAATGTGCGATGAAGGATTTGTGGTCGCTAGTCGAGTCCACAGCAACGGGAGAATCCGCTGGTTGGTGGTTCAGTAGCGCCAAAGCGTAGGGCTCACCCGACGCCATTACCAGATGCCCGGCCAATGCATCGACAAACAAAGGATTGGCGCGAAGTGACTCGATGGCACGAGAAGCGGTGAGCGTCAACTGAATGTGTCGGCCGCGGAACATCCGGTCCACCGCCCCCTTCCCGGCGCGTCGTCGTCAGAGATGGCAAATCAGTATCTGCCATTCAAGATTAGCCGACGGGGGTTACACGAATGGGTGTGATGGGGCCGAAAACAAACTCGCCCTCGTCCGCGACCAGGGTCGAGGACGAGGGCGAGCAGTCAGAGATGCGTCAGGTTGACTACAGCGAGCCACCCGCGGCCGGGGGTGCGGTGGGATCGCTTGATTCGACCGAGATCTCGCGCGCCACGAACTCCTCGAGGTCGAAGTAGTTGTCGCCGGCACGCTCGGCGACTGTGAGCAGCGTGTCCATGAGGGCGACCTCTTCCACTTGCTCCTTGAGGAACCACTGCATGAACTGCTCGCCGATGTAGTCGCCCTCATCCCGGGCGGTACGGGCCAGCTCGGTGACCTGTTCGGTGACGGTCTGCTCCTGAGCTAGCGCCAGGGCCAGCGGCTCGCGCGGCGCGGTGAATCCGTTGGTCACCGCACCTACGGCGGGGATCTCCACGGAGACGCGCCGATCGATGAGGTACCGCACGATCATCATGGCGTGATTACGCTCTTCGACTGCCTGCTTGTAGAAATGCGCGGCGAGCTGCGGAAGGTCGGCGTCATCGAAATACGCGGCAATTGCAATGTATTGCTGCGACGCGGTGAACTCGTGGCCGATCTGGTCATGGAGGAGTGCGTTGAATTTAGTTTTGGGGGTGTCGGTCGCGGACATGAATTCGACAATAGACCAGGTCAGGGGCCTTGTCAGCCAAGGTCAACCTTAATGAGGTTATCGTCACCTAAGTAATGATTGAATATTACGCAAGCGAATTGGCCGTTTATTAACTTAGCCAAAGTTAATGTGTGTGCACGGCGTTAATTGGGAATCGCCGTGCGCAAAATTGACCTAGAGATTGACCTAGAGTGCGCCGCCGGCGGCAGGCGGCGCCGTCGGATCCGGGCTGACGGGGCGGCTGAGTTCGCGCGCCACAAAGTTCTCCAGATCGAAGAGGTCGTGATCAGCGCGGTCGACGACCGTCAACAGCGTGTCCATGAGGGCGACCTCCTCGACCTGTTCCTTGAGGAACCACTGCATGAACTGCTCGCCGTAGTAATCCCCCGAAGACCGGGCCGAGCGGGCGAGTTCGGTGACCTGATCGGTCACGCGCTTCTCCTGCTCGAGGGCCAGGGCGATGGGTGCGCGCGCGTCCTCGAATTCGTTGATGACGGGGTCGATGCCGGGGATCGAGATGGCGACATTTTTGTCGATCAGATAGCGGATGATCATCATCGCGTGATTGCGTTCCTCGACCGCCTGTGCGTAGAAGCGCTTGGCCAGCTGCGGCAGGTCGGCGTCGTCGTAGTAGACCGCAATGGCGATGTACTGCTGGGAGGCCGTGAACTCATTGCGGATCTGGTTACGCAACAGTTCGAGGAATGGTGAGGATGCGCGCGCATGGAGATCGGTGGTAGCCACATCGAAAAGCCTAGTGCGTCAAGGGGTCGCTGTGGCCGGGTCGGGCAAGAGGTCTGTGGGAACTTGCTGACCGGTACGTAGAGCCTCGAACAGCCGCGCCGAGGCATCCTCATCCCACGTGACGACGTCTCCCGCCCAGTTCGAGGAAAACGAGCCGATAGGCATAGTCAGGTTCTGCACGGAACCCGCTAGGGCCAGACCTAATTGGGCCAAATTCCAGCTGTGATCGCCGTGCGCGATGGTGATGGCGTCGGCGGTGGATGTGGCGAGCGGATACCAGCGGAACGGGTTGGCCCATACGGCCGGACTGCTGACGCGGTGAAGCAGTGCGGACATGAACGCCCGCTGGTGTGTCATGCGATCCAAATCAGCGCGAGGTGTGGCCCGGCTGCGTACGTATCCAAGTGCGTTGGGTCCGTTGAGTGTCTGGCAT is a window from the Mycobacteroides salmoniphilum genome containing:
- a CDS encoding rhodanese-like domain-containing protein — its product is MSFPSGDEVPQVGIDEISAALDLGVKLLDVREDDEWAAGHIDGAQHIPLGDVPSRMDELDPDAPLWVICHAGGRSQRAAAYLNRNGFDVSNVSGGMLAWVQAGKPTIS
- a CDS encoding DUF4328 domain-containing protein, which produces MTASPRPPASTPGPPAGAQSPAGKYWVPPTARGPVATPAGRPSARPTRLPAGYRWIAVRPGSPPTPARRRRPLGPTPRYAYIPRWGLVDHIEPAGSSRQGIAGGHIPSRVLERLLLATIITLAIVSCAHFLRYALMVYNRGALIPRFLASTSNGLVLFSVAVAFAVMAATAWFLTDWMIERRAETYRDLGFDDPRARWEIRVGCLVPIVNMVGVPLLLLELAKIENRWYRQYRNIVWWSILWGVTWLLVLVTWVVRDPLTVQGVADNALFTTFDYAIAAVAAWSLRRVYNGFTAPEGQHRSVRWLAVESPRGPVPIDADRPDVPATRGDNSGAAVEPMGQEPAALERDRVAGAW
- a CDS encoding glycerophosphodiester phosphodiesterase, with the protein product MTESPEPGDGAEPQLVQGADEIDGRAKRHPFVVAHRGASADRPEHTLAAYELALEEGADGVECDVRLSRDGQLVCVHDRRVDRTSNGTGLVSEMTLSQLRALDFGGWHPGGAEIESGTELLTLEELVSLVLDWNRPVKLFIETKHPVRYGSLVENKVLALLHRFGIAAPASADMSRAVVMSFSAAAVWRIRRAAPMLPTVLLGETSRYLGGSAATTVGATAVGPSIATLREHPELVDRAAAQGRATYCWTVDHYEDVEFCRSIGVAWIATNHPGRTKSWLQRGLTGTTL
- a CDS encoding SAM-dependent methyltransferase, which codes for MFRGRHIQLTLTASRAIESLRANPLFVDALAGHLVMASGEPYALALLNHQPADSPVAVDSTSDHKSFIAHCRSLMTKHYDDSLLAATHSGARQVVLLAGGLDTRAYRLDWPEGTTVFEVDYPELLSFKQEVLADSGAKSRAERRQVGTFLSGPWQSDLTAADFDPDLPTAWLAEALVSHLPGPSHDALFERVIEMSALGSSIATDTDGIAPSGQPWADVRDALGPNALQADGRSPVNDGRTLSGEWLSGHGWLTSTTTGHELADRYDRPLDGEPAPYSQEFAERRFLTATLPATYLS
- a CDS encoding ferritin, producing the protein MSATDTPKTKFNALLHDQIGHEFTASQQYIAIAAYFDDADLPQLAAHFYKQAVEERNHAMMIVRYLIDRRVSVEIPAVGAVTNGFTAPREPLALALAQEQTVTEQVTELARTARDEGDYIGEQFMQWFLKEQVEEVALMDTLLTVAERAGDNYFDLEEFVAREISVESSDPTAPPAAGGSL
- a CDS encoding ferritin — protein: MATTDLHARASSPFLELLRNQIRNEFTASQQYIAIAVYYDDADLPQLAKRFYAQAVEERNHAMMIIRYLIDKNVAISIPGIDPVINEFEDARAPIALALEQEKRVTDQVTELARSARSSGDYYGEQFMQWFLKEQVEEVALMDTLLTVVDRADHDLFDLENFVARELSRPVSPDPTAPPAAGGAL